From Cyanobacteria bacterium QS_8_64_29:
CCGCTCCCCTGAATGCAATCGATGCCCTGCGCGGCCAGGACGGCAGGCCCTTGGCGCTCGCGCAGGGCCGTCAGGGTTTCGCGGGCCCAATGCAAGCTGGCTGCCGGCGAGGGTGCTCCCTCGCTTCCCTGCAGCGCTTCCCAGTATTGGGCGCAGTGGCTCGCCTGCAATAGGGTTTGCGGCTGGAGTGCCAGATCGCGCTCGCAACGAGCGTCCTGGCTGAGTAAGGCTACCCGGGCCTGGCGCTGGGCAGCAGCAGCAGCGGCAAAGCGGCCGGCGAGGGTATCGCCCACCACGACCAGGTCGTACTCAACGGCCATGAGCGGCCCTCACGCGGTGACCTCAGTCAGGCCATCCAGCAAGCGCTGGTTGTCGCTGGGCGAGCGGACCGCCACCCGGAAAAAGCGATCGCCCAACTCCGGGAAGCTCAAGCAATCGCGGATGGCAATGCGGTGGCGGCGCAGCAGGCGCGCTTGCAGCTCGGAGCCGGGTTGCTGGGTACGCACCAGCACAAAGTTAGCTGCGCTTGCCAGCGGCTCTAGGCCTGGAATGGCAGCCAGGCCGCGATGCAGGCCATCGCGGGCGGCGGCCAGCTCGGTCCGCGTCTGCTGTTGGAAGGCAACATCGCCAACGGCGGCTTGCCCGGCTACATCGGCGAGTCCGTTGACCGGCCAGGGGTCGCGCCACTGCTGCCAGCGCCGCAACCGCTCGGGATGCCCCAGCGCATAACCCAAGCGCAGGCCGGGCAGGCTGTAGAACTTGGTCAGCGATCGCAAAACGACCAGATTGGGATAGTGCGCCAGCCAGGGGACCAAGGTGGGCTGTTGGGCCGGCGCTAGGAACTCCATAAAGGCTTCATCCACCACAACCAACGACCCCGCTTCCAGGTGCGCCCGGATGGCTTGGGGCGAGAAGCATTTGCCGGTGGGATTGTGCGGAACGTTGAGCAACAAGCCGCGATCGCCCGGCTCGGGAACGGGCAATGCAGCCGCGATCACGCGGTCGGCACTCGCCGGGAGATCGAGCCCATGCCGCTCGATCCGGGCGCCGGCAGCATTGAGGGCGCGCTCGTAATCGGCAAATGCCGGGGTGACGACTGCAACCGCCGATTGCTGCGCCAAATCCCAGGCGGCCCAAGTGAGCAACTCGGCAGCGCCATTTCCTGGTAAAATCCAATCTTGTGGCAACTGGTGCCACTCAGCTAGCGAGGCTCGCAATCGCGCGTAGTCGGGATTGGGGTAGGCCGCCACCTCATTCAGGTGTGCCTGGAGGACTTCCATGACCCTTTGAGGTGGGCCGAATGGATTAATGCTAGCAGAGAAGTCTAGAATAAAAGTGGGCGAGCAGCTCGCCACAGCTGCCGCCCACCTCAAGTTGCCACCGTGAACGGGTCGGTTCACGCTTGCAAAGTTACCCGGAGTACGATGGATTAGGACTTAGGTGACACTTTGTCTTTAAACAGCTTGCCGGCTGAGAACGCAGGTACCCGGGTCGAGGGAATCTGCATCTTGTCGCCGGTTTTGGGGTTGCGGCCCTCGCGCGATTTGCGCTCGCGCGGCTCAAAGGAGCCAAACCCGACCAAGGTGACCTTCTCGCCATCGGAGACGGCCTCCATGATCGTGTCGAGCGCAGCGGTTAGGACCGCATCCGCCTGTTTTTTGGTGACGGTAGCCTTATCGGCTACCTGATCCACTAAATCGCCTTTATTCATTGGGCAAACTCCTCGTCGAACACTGCTCCTCAGCATATCGGGCGTGGCACCGCTATTGCGACTGTCACGCCCGAGATCTAAAGGCTGCTTAACATTTCCGTTCGTTAGGCAAAACGCTGAAATGCCGATTCGCCCTAGATCTCACCGCCTCATTTTAGCCGCTCTAGCCGAGTTTGGATCGCTCAAATCCGCCAATCGCTGTAGATCCAGCGCATTTTAAAGCCTGATTTGACAAATATAGCGCTTTGTGTTAACCAGGGTTTGCTAATTTGGCTCAGGTGCCGGCGCTTGCTCAGCGGGGGGCTGGCGCAGCATCTGGCGCGCTTCGGGGCTGGGCTGGAAGGAGCTGCGCGCTTGGCCTCGTTCGTTGTCAAGAATCTGCGGCGTTACGACCACAATTACCTCGCGGCGCTGCTGCTCGCGTTCGGTGCTGCGGAACAGAGCGCCGAGTAGCGGAATATCGCCTAGGATGGGCACTTTGGAGACGGTGGTGCGGTCCGAATCTTGAATGATGCCCGATAGAATCAGCGTTTGACCGTCGCGCAATCGGATCTGGCCTGACTCTAGCGTCCGTTTCTGCAAAAGCGTTATCTCGCCTGCTTCCGTGGATCTAGTCTCAAACGGTGAGGAGATAGTTGGATTGACAGCCATTCGGACAAAACCGTTATCGTCGATTTTTCCAATAGTCACTTCTAACTTGATACCGGCTTCCTTGATGATAGGCTCTTCAATCACCTCGGATACTACGTTACCAGCCTCATCGGTACTAACATCAACTGTCCGCTCAACCCCACCAAAGACTTCTTGAACCAGACTAACGGTTGCTGTATTTTCTTCTTGAAGTGTCAGCATTGGATCGGTCAGAATTTTGGCATTATCACTTTCAATTTCTGCTTCTATAGCAAAACTACCTGATTCGTGAACGGAGAGTGCACCCATACTTAAACGCCTAAATTCTCCTTCTCGAGGGACTTTTGGAGATTTGTATCGCTGGCAACTAACGTTCACGTATGGTCTACAACT
This genomic window contains:
- a CDS encoding threonine-phosphate decarboxylase is translated as MNRPVHGGNLRWAAAVASCSPTFILDFSASINPFGPPQRVMEVLQAHLNEVAAYPNPDYARLRASLAEWHQLPQDWILPGNGAAELLTWAAWDLAQQSAVAVVTPAFADYERALNAAGARIERHGLDLPASADRVIAAALPVPEPGDRGLLLNVPHNPTGKCFSPQAIRAHLEAGSLVVVDEAFMEFLAPAQQPTLVPWLAHYPNLVVLRSLTKFYSLPGLRLGYALGHPERLRRWQQWRDPWPVNGLADVAGQAAVGDVAFQQQTRTELAAARDGLHRGLAAIPGLEPLASAANFVLVRTQQPGSELQARLLRRHRIAIRDCLSFPELGDRFFRVAVRSPSDNQRLLDGLTEVTA
- a CDS encoding DNA-binding protein, translated to MNKGDLVDQVADKATVTKKQADAVLTAALDTIMEAVSDGEKVTLVGFGSFEPRERKSREGRNPKTGDKMQIPSTRVPAFSAGKLFKDKVSPKS